A window from Hoeflea sp. IMCC20628 encodes these proteins:
- a CDS encoding NlpC/P60 family protein, translating to MSGDDQGLRIVAAARAWIGTPYRHQGSRKGVGCDCLGLVRGVWAEITGSSTQDPGAYAPDWAERAGSDRLIIAARSHCGDAIPVSEARPGDIILFRWRAGVSAKHAGILSGPDHFIHAYEPVGVIESVLVPSWRHRIAAVHRIPQAD from the coding sequence ATGAGCGGCGATGATCAGGGCCTGCGCATTGTTGCCGCGGCGCGCGCCTGGATCGGCACGCCTTACCGGCATCAGGGGTCGCGCAAAGGGGTGGGTTGCGACTGCCTCGGCCTGGTCCGTGGGGTCTGGGCCGAGATCACCGGAAGCAGCACGCAAGACCCCGGAGCCTATGCACCGGACTGGGCTGAGCGTGCTGGAAGCGACCGGCTGATCATTGCCGCGCGAAGCCATTGCGGTGATGCCATTCCTGTTTCGGAAGCGAGACCGGGAGACATCATTCTGTTCCGCTGGCGCGCCGGGGTTTCGGCCAAACATGCCGGCATTCTCTCAGGCCCGGATCACTTCATCCACGCCTATGAACCCGTCGGCGTCATCGAAAGCGTGCTGGTTCCCTCCTGGCGGCATCGCATCGCTGCGGTGCACCGGATTCCTCAAGCAGACTGA